From the Hyphomicrobium sp. ghe19 genome, one window contains:
- a CDS encoding division/cell wall cluster transcriptional repressor MraZ, which produces MDRFVSTFTNKIDAKGRVSIPASFRAVLERDGYAGGIAGGLYCYPSLDAQALDAGGERLAKKIDGLLAGLPDYSNERDELSVALYGDVQVLSIDGDGRIVLPENLRAHAYLDAAVSFVGLGEKFQMWEPKRFEERRAEARSKVQVTRKLFAAGSRPSGDGGDEGARE; this is translated from the coding sequence ATGGACCGCTTTGTCTCGACATTCACAAACAAGATCGACGCCAAAGGCAGGGTCTCCATTCCAGCCTCGTTTCGCGCCGTTCTCGAGCGCGACGGTTACGCCGGCGGAATCGCTGGCGGTCTCTACTGCTACCCCTCGCTCGATGCTCAAGCGCTCGATGCAGGCGGCGAAAGACTTGCAAAGAAAATCGACGGGCTTCTCGCGGGCCTGCCGGACTATTCGAATGAGCGCGATGAACTGTCTGTCGCACTCTACGGCGACGTCCAGGTTCTCTCGATCGATGGCGACGGCCGCATCGTCCTTCCTGAAAACCTTCGCGCCCACGCCTACTTGGACGCCGCCGTCTCGTTTGTCGGCCTTGGTGAAAAGTTCCAGATGTGGGAGCCCAAGCGCTTCGAAGAGCGCCGGGCCGAAGCACGAAGCAAAGTCCAGGTAACGCGAAAACTTTTTGCAGCGGGGAGCCGCCCGTCTGGTGACGGCGGCGACGAGGGGGCACGGGAATGA
- the rsmH gene encoding 16S rRNA (cytosine(1402)-N(4))-methyltransferase RsmH, whose protein sequence is MTRGGGAEGASQGPAEKPPRHIPVLVSEVLETLAPNDGEIYVDGTFGAGGYTRAILGAANCRVLALDRDPTAIANATGLVEEAGGRLKVVESPFSQMEDAVREHLSGAQVDGVVLDIGVSSMQLDDAERGFSFQSDGPLDMRMSSSGMSAADFLNTAEEEEIANVIYTFGEERRSRAIARAIVKKRDETKLTRTRELADIVLHVFHGRKVDGRHPATRTFQGLRIFVNDELGELANALSAAERILKPGGRLVVVSFHSLEDRIVKKFLVDRSGKTAGGSRHLPPESIKSREPSFRIVNSRPLTPSKGELEVNPRSRSARLRAATRTDAAIWPLDLDAMGVPQHR, encoded by the coding sequence ATGACGCGCGGTGGCGGGGCAGAGGGAGCCTCGCAGGGGCCAGCTGAAAAGCCTCCGCGCCATATTCCCGTGCTCGTCTCCGAAGTTCTCGAGACGCTCGCGCCGAATGATGGCGAGATCTACGTCGACGGGACATTTGGCGCGGGCGGCTATACGCGCGCCATCCTGGGCGCCGCAAACTGCCGTGTGCTTGCTCTCGATCGCGATCCGACGGCCATCGCAAATGCTACCGGTTTGGTGGAAGAAGCGGGCGGACGCCTCAAGGTCGTGGAATCTCCGTTCAGCCAGATGGAAGACGCCGTCCGCGAGCACCTGTCCGGCGCGCAGGTCGATGGCGTCGTTCTCGATATCGGCGTTTCGTCGATGCAACTCGATGACGCCGAGCGCGGGTTTTCATTTCAATCCGACGGGCCGCTCGACATGCGGATGTCGTCGTCCGGAATGAGCGCCGCGGATTTTCTCAACACGGCGGAAGAAGAAGAGATCGCCAACGTCATCTACACGTTCGGTGAAGAGCGCCGTTCGCGCGCGATCGCGCGCGCCATCGTCAAGAAGCGGGACGAGACGAAGCTCACGCGGACGCGGGAACTCGCTGATATCGTCCTGCATGTGTTTCACGGACGGAAGGTCGACGGGCGGCACCCGGCGACGCGGACGTTTCAAGGCTTGAGGATTTTCGTCAACGACGAGCTTGGCGAACTTGCCAACGCGCTATCGGCGGCCGAGCGGATATTGAAGCCTGGCGGACGGCTCGTCGTCGTCAGTTTTCACAGCCTGGAAGACAGGATCGTCAAAAAATTTCTTGTCGACCGGAGCGGGAAGACGGCGGGCGGTTCCCGGCACTTGCCGCCGGAATCGATAAAATCCCGCGAGCCGAGTTTCCGAATTGTTAACTCCCGCCCGTTAACACCTTCTAAAGGTGAATTGGAAGTGAACCCTCGTTCGCGGTCAGCACGTTTGCGGGCGGCAACCCGCACGGACGCTGCAATTTGGCCGTTGGATTTAGACGCGATGGGGGTCCCTCAACACCGCTAA
- a CDS encoding cell division protein FtsL, which translates to MRLLNVAAFFFAVASALLLYALNYDTRRLEAELQAKERLADRARSDIAVLKAERGTLARPDRIDDLARRLGLGPPRPEQFAHGREVSELNERELNERRGSADGR; encoded by the coding sequence ATGCGTCTCTTGAATGTTGCCGCCTTCTTTTTCGCAGTCGCAAGCGCGCTGCTGCTTTACGCATTGAATTACGATACGCGCCGCCTCGAAGCCGAACTGCAGGCGAAAGAGCGCCTAGCCGATCGCGCACGCAGCGACATCGCCGTGCTGAAGGCCGAACGCGGTACACTCGCGCGCCCCGACAGGATCGATGATTTGGCTCGCCGGCTTGGTCTTGGGCCCCCGAGGCCCGAGCAGTTCGCGCATGGACGTGAAGTATCGGAACTCAACGAGCGGGAACTTAACGAGCGCCGGGGCAGCGCCGATGGCCGTTGA
- a CDS encoding penicillin-binding protein 2: protein MAVDRDDVLIRSAAAHMVSGGGARASSLGRGDAASGVPRRRAEAAVYGILFSAFIVVVGQLLVLAVGRHTDIALAISEPVAATSFSRPDIVDRNGRLLATDLEAPSIFADPGVVLDRDEVVEKLSTVLPDLNATELLRALSDKSRRFVWVRRGVSPGIAQRVHDLGLPGVSFRYELKRAYPGGKMAGHALGYVDVDNRGVAGIEKYIDDKVGVDPVHSAVLSNRPPVRLSLDIGVQHALEDELDDAMRRYHPEGAAGVILNIKTGEILASSSLPRVDPTWPAQTLNDKRVDRMMGGTYELGSVFKTLTLAMALDEGLAKPDTVLDVTKPLEAGRFTVTDMHPSRRPLTVTEVFTHSSNVGAGMLALQAGPEKFRAFLQKAGLLDPLQTEAGAVASPQVPQRWNRVSTITASFGHGIAVAPLQFAAAAATIFNGGKTVHPTFLRKFDAGTADGKPVISAATSHQMAELMRANVINKDGTGSKADVPGYRVGGKTGTADIASKGGYTSNAVISSFLSAFPTDDPQYLTFVMLFEPKGIADTKGNRTGGTNAAPVTGELIARVAAQLGVAPQLNVVRQ from the coding sequence ATGGCCGTTGATCGCGACGATGTTCTGATCAGAAGTGCGGCGGCGCACATGGTCAGTGGTGGGGGCGCGCGGGCGTCGTCCCTCGGCCGAGGTGACGCCGCTTCCGGCGTTCCACGGCGTCGCGCGGAGGCGGCCGTCTATGGAATTTTGTTTTCGGCCTTCATCGTCGTCGTCGGGCAGCTTCTTGTTTTGGCGGTCGGGCGGCATACGGATATCGCGCTCGCGATTTCCGAACCGGTAGCGGCGACGAGCTTCAGCCGTCCCGATATCGTCGATCGCAACGGACGGTTGCTCGCGACGGACCTCGAAGCGCCCTCGATCTTTGCCGATCCGGGTGTCGTCTTGGATCGCGACGAGGTCGTCGAAAAGCTTTCGACGGTGCTTCCCGATCTCAACGCGACCGAATTGCTGCGCGCGCTTTCGGATAAATCGCGCCGTTTCGTCTGGGTGCGCCGAGGCGTGTCGCCGGGCATCGCGCAGAGGGTGCACGATCTTGGACTTCCCGGTGTCTCGTTTCGCTATGAGCTGAAGCGTGCGTATCCCGGCGGCAAGATGGCCGGCCACGCGCTTGGTTACGTCGACGTCGATAACCGGGGTGTTGCGGGTATCGAAAAATATATCGACGACAAGGTCGGCGTCGATCCAGTCCATTCGGCGGTGCTTTCCAACCGGCCGCCGGTGCGCCTCTCGCTCGATATCGGGGTTCAGCACGCGCTCGAGGACGAGCTTGACGATGCCATGCGGCGCTACCATCCGGAGGGCGCTGCCGGTGTCATTCTCAATATCAAGACGGGCGAAATTCTCGCGAGCAGTTCGCTGCCGCGCGTCGATCCCACTTGGCCCGCCCAAACACTCAACGACAAGCGCGTCGATCGCATGATGGGCGGCACCTACGAGCTTGGCTCGGTGTTCAAAACTTTGACGCTCGCCATGGCCCTCGACGAGGGGCTCGCGAAACCCGACACCGTTCTCGACGTGACGAAGCCGCTCGAAGCCGGACGTTTCACGGTGACGGACATGCACCCTTCTCGTCGCCCGCTGACGGTAACTGAAGTTTTCACCCACTCGTCGAATGTCGGCGCCGGAATGCTGGCGTTGCAGGCGGGGCCGGAGAAGTTCCGGGCATTCCTGCAGAAAGCCGGCCTCCTGGATCCGTTGCAGACGGAGGCAGGCGCGGTCGCAAGTCCGCAAGTGCCTCAGCGCTGGAACCGGGTGTCGACCATCACGGCCTCGTTCGGGCACGGCATCGCAGTCGCGCCGCTGCAGTTCGCGGCCGCAGCCGCTACGATCTTCAACGGGGGCAAAACGGTTCACCCGACGTTTCTGAGGAAATTCGACGCGGGTACAGCCGACGGCAAACCCGTGATCTCCGCCGCGACTTCGCACCAAATGGCTGAGCTCATGCGCGCCAACGTCATCAATAAGGACGGCACCGGCAGCAAAGCCGACGTGCCGGGCTACAGGGTCGGCGGCAAGACGGGGACAGCCGATATTGCGAGCAAGGGCGGTTATACGTCCAATGCCGTCATATCGTCGTTCCTCAGTGCGTTTCCGACCGACGATCCGCAATATCTGACGTTCGTCATGTTGTTCGAGCCCAAGGGGATTGCGGACACGAAAGGAAACCGGACGGGCGGAACGAACGCCGCACCTGTGACAGGAGAGCTGATCGCTCGTGTCGCAGCTCAGCTCGGCGTTGCGCCGCAGCTCAATGTCGTTCGTCAATAA
- a CDS encoding UDP-N-acetylmuramoyl-L-alanyl-D-glutamate--2,6-diaminopimelate ligase, whose translation MRLSDVLPADIELPAGAADIQVTGITAASAAVGPGAIFAGLPGTKVDGASFVADAIARGAAAIVIGKNKGVTVPPGVALIEVDNPRAALAKIAAKLSGGQPACAVAVTGTSGKTSVADFTRQIFTALGHSAASIGTIGIVKPGGAVYGSLTTPDPVTLHATLAALADEGVTHIAFEASSHGLDQHRLDGVELSAAAFTNLGRDHMDYHPTVEAYLDAKLRLFTELLPPGKPAVINADGACAMEVMAAANARGHRVLTVGAQGDTLKCTSVKREGFRQVIGVVADGKEYSVDLPLVGAYQVENALVAAGLAIAVGEQTGAVLNALAGLKGVPGRLEIIGERNGGLAIVDYAHKPEALAAALDGCRPFATGRLISVFGCGGDRDKGKRPIMGRISIDRADITIVTDDNPRSEQPAQIRKEILAGAIGAQEIGDRAEAISTAVKMMMPGDVVLVAGKGHETGQIIGDRIVPFSDHDEIRRALAS comes from the coding sequence ATGCGGCTTAGCGATGTGCTTCCGGCCGATATCGAGTTGCCAGCGGGCGCGGCCGATATTCAGGTAACGGGCATCACCGCGGCAAGTGCCGCTGTCGGGCCGGGCGCAATTTTTGCCGGTCTTCCCGGCACCAAGGTCGATGGCGCATCGTTCGTTGCCGACGCCATTGCGCGGGGCGCGGCCGCAATCGTCATCGGTAAAAACAAAGGCGTGACGGTTCCGCCCGGCGTTGCGTTGATCGAAGTCGACAATCCGCGCGCCGCACTCGCAAAAATCGCCGCAAAGCTTTCCGGCGGGCAGCCCGCATGTGCGGTGGCCGTGACGGGCACGAGCGGCAAGACGTCGGTCGCGGATTTCACGCGGCAAATTTTTACGGCGCTCGGCCATAGCGCGGCGTCGATCGGAACAATCGGAATCGTGAAGCCGGGCGGCGCGGTCTACGGGTCGCTGACGACGCCCGATCCGGTGACGCTGCACGCCACACTTGCGGCGCTGGCCGACGAAGGCGTTACGCATATCGCGTTCGAAGCGTCGTCGCACGGGCTCGATCAGCATCGCCTCGATGGCGTGGAGCTTTCGGCGGCGGCGTTCACGAACCTCGGCCGCGACCACATGGATTATCATCCGACAGTCGAAGCTTATCTCGACGCGAAGCTACGGCTTTTCACGGAGCTCCTGCCGCCGGGCAAGCCTGCGGTCATCAATGCCGACGGCGCGTGTGCGATGGAAGTTATGGCGGCCGCCAATGCGCGCGGCCATCGCGTGCTGACGGTCGGTGCTCAGGGCGACACGCTGAAGTGTACGTCCGTCAAGCGCGAGGGTTTCCGGCAAGTCATCGGCGTCGTTGCCGATGGAAAAGAGTATTCCGTCGATCTGCCGCTCGTCGGCGCTTATCAAGTGGAGAATGCGCTCGTCGCGGCGGGGCTCGCGATTGCTGTCGGCGAACAGACGGGCGCAGTCTTGAATGCGCTCGCCGGGCTCAAGGGCGTGCCGGGCCGTCTCGAGATCATCGGCGAGCGAAATGGCGGCCTTGCGATCGTCGATTACGCGCATAAGCCCGAAGCGTTAGCGGCGGCACTCGACGGTTGCCGGCCGTTCGCGACGGGTCGGCTCATCTCCGTATTCGGCTGCGGCGGCGACCGGGACAAGGGTAAACGGCCGATCATGGGGCGGATTTCCATCGATCGGGCAGACATCACTATTGTGACGGACGACAATCCGCGCAGCGAACAACCGGCCCAGATCCGGAAAGAAATTCTTGCCGGCGCGATTGGGGCGCAAGAAATTGGTGACCGTGCGGAGGCCATTTCCACGGCGGTGAAAATGATGATGCCGGGGGATGTCGTTCTTGTGGCCGGAAAGGGCCACGAAACCGGCCAGATCATCGGCGATCGCATCGTGCCGTTTTCCGATCACGATGAAATTCGGCGGGCACTCGCGAGTTGA
- a CDS encoding UDP-N-acetylmuramoylalanyl-D-glutamyl-2,6-diaminopimelate--D-alanyl-D-alanine ligase, with amino-acid sequence MQPLWSSSELSAALGVDAEGGSGAPITDVSIDTRTLRPGDLFVALKDQRDGHEFVSAAFKAGAAAALVSEAYSRQPGDGALFRVADTLHGLEALGVAARARLGSDARIVGVTGSAGKTGTKEMLRACLSRLGATHASEKSYNNHWGVPLTLARMPRETKFGVFEIGMNHADEIRPLTKMVRPDAAIITTVEAVHLEHFPSVEAIADAKGEIFEGLAPGGAAIIKFDNPYASRLKATAERLGVRPITFGFDAGADVQGSNFVATDTGSDMTVALGGSSFPVHLAMPGRHIAENALAVAAALHSIGVDVRKALEALADLAPPGGRGARSTLYIGAGEALLIDESYNANPASMKAALATLAGVPRAKYSRRIAVLGDMLELGSEAAALHRGLKGAVDEADVDLVFACGPHMKGLYDALPAAKKGGYALTSQSIGTVLAETLRPGDVVMVKASNGTRLGPVVAALKMQFGKDGPAG; translated from the coding sequence ATGCAACCTCTCTGGTCCTCTTCCGAATTGAGTGCTGCGCTGGGTGTCGACGCCGAAGGCGGCTCGGGCGCTCCGATCACGGACGTCTCGATCGATACGCGCACGCTGCGTCCCGGCGATCTTTTCGTTGCGCTCAAGGATCAGCGGGACGGGCATGAGTTCGTCTCCGCAGCTTTCAAGGCAGGAGCCGCGGCGGCGCTCGTCAGCGAAGCCTATTCGCGTCAGCCGGGAGACGGCGCGCTGTTCCGCGTCGCCGATACGCTGCACGGGCTTGAAGCGCTGGGCGTTGCGGCGCGGGCGCGATTAGGGTCTGACGCCCGCATCGTCGGCGTGACGGGAAGTGCAGGCAAAACCGGCACCAAGGAAATGTTGCGAGCTTGCCTATCGCGGCTCGGTGCAACGCACGCATCCGAAAAATCCTACAACAATCATTGGGGCGTGCCGCTGACGCTGGCGCGGATGCCGCGCGAGACGAAATTCGGCGTGTTCGAGATCGGGATGAACCACGCGGACGAGATCCGGCCGCTGACGAAGATGGTCAGGCCCGATGCCGCAATCATCACGACGGTCGAGGCGGTGCATCTCGAACACTTTCCCTCCGTCGAGGCTATCGCCGATGCCAAGGGCGAAATCTTCGAAGGTCTGGCGCCCGGCGGCGCGGCGATCATCAAGTTCGATAATCCGTATGCGAGCCGGTTGAAGGCGACTGCGGAGCGGCTCGGCGTGCGGCCGATCACGTTCGGGTTCGATGCCGGCGCCGACGTCCAGGGATCGAATTTCGTCGCGACCGATACCGGCAGCGACATGACGGTCGCCCTGGGCGGCAGCAGCTTCCCCGTCCATCTCGCCATGCCGGGGCGGCACATTGCGGAAAATGCGCTGGCCGTTGCCGCGGCACTTCATTCCATCGGCGTCGATGTGCGGAAGGCCTTAGAAGCGCTCGCAGATCTCGCGCCTCCGGGCGGGCGAGGTGCGCGCAGTACGCTTTATATCGGCGCCGGAGAGGCGCTACTGATCGATGAGAGCTACAACGCCAATCCGGCCTCGATGAAGGCTGCCCTGGCGACGCTTGCCGGGGTGCCGCGGGCGAAATATTCGCGGCGTATTGCCGTCCTGGGCGACATGCTGGAGCTTGGCAGCGAGGCGGCCGCGCTTCATAGAGGCCTGAAAGGCGCAGTTGACGAGGCGGATGTCGATCTGGTCTTTGCGTGCGGGCCGCATATGAAAGGCCTATACGATGCCCTACCGGCGGCCAAGAAAGGCGGATACGCTTTGACGTCTCAGTCAATCGGGACCGTGCTTGCCGAGACTCTTCGTCCGGGAGATGTCGTGATGGTCAAGGCATCCAACGGGACGCGCCTTGGCCCAGTGGTCGCGGCGCTCAAGATGCAATTTGGAAAAGACGGGCCCGCCGGCTAG
- the mraY gene encoding phospho-N-acetylmuramoyl-pentapeptide-transferase encodes MLYALVNFSDQISALNVFRYITFRTGGAIFTALLFVLMFGPAIIDLLRLKQGKGQPIRTDGPQTHLLKRGTPTMGGLMILAGVTVSTLLWAQLSNGYIWVVLLVALSYGAIGFYDDFLKVTKRTTAGFSGRIRFLLELLVAAIAGFALMMLSPKGLSTDLTFPFFKDFVINLGPFFVLMAVLVIAGAGNAVNLTDGLDGLAIVPVMIAAATFGVIAYLSGNAKFAGYLQIHHVPGTGELSVICGALIGAGLGFLWFNAPPAMIFMGDTGSLALGGTLGAIAVAIKHEIVLAVVGGLFVLETLSVVIQVLSFKWTGKRVFKMAPLHHHYEQKGWKESTVVIRFWIISVILALVGLSTLKLR; translated from the coding sequence ATGCTCTATGCGCTCGTCAATTTCAGCGACCAGATCAGCGCGCTGAACGTATTCCGCTATATAACCTTCCGGACCGGCGGCGCGATCTTCACCGCTCTTCTGTTCGTGCTGATGTTCGGACCGGCGATCATCGATCTTCTCCGCCTCAAGCAGGGCAAGGGCCAGCCCATTCGCACCGACGGACCGCAGACGCACCTTCTGAAGCGGGGCACGCCGACGATGGGCGGTCTGATGATCCTCGCGGGCGTCACGGTGTCGACGCTGCTTTGGGCTCAACTGTCAAACGGCTATATCTGGGTCGTGCTTCTCGTCGCGCTGTCGTATGGCGCCATCGGTTTCTACGACGATTTCCTGAAGGTGACGAAGCGGACGACGGCGGGATTTTCCGGCCGTATCCGGTTCCTGCTCGAGCTGCTCGTCGCGGCGATCGCCGGGTTCGCACTGATGATGCTCAGCCCGAAAGGGCTCAGCACCGATCTGACATTCCCGTTCTTCAAAGACTTCGTAATCAATCTCGGGCCGTTCTTCGTGCTGATGGCCGTGCTCGTCATTGCGGGCGCCGGCAACGCCGTCAACCTGACGGACGGTCTCGACGGTTTGGCGATCGTCCCCGTGATGATCGCGGCGGCGACGTTCGGCGTCATCGCCTACCTTTCCGGTAACGCGAAGTTCGCGGGCTATCTGCAAATTCATCACGTGCCGGGTACGGGCGAGCTCTCAGTCATATGCGGGGCGCTCATCGGGGCCGGGCTCGGGTTCCTGTGGTTCAATGCACCGCCCGCGATGATATTCATGGGCGACACCGGCTCGCTGGCCCTCGGCGGCACGCTCGGCGCCATCGCGGTTGCGATCAAGCATGAGATCGTTCTGGCGGTCGTCGGCGGGTTGTTCGTGCTGGAGACGCTCTCGGTCGTCATTCAGGTGCTGTCATTCAAATGGACGGGAAAGCGTGTATTCAAGATGGCGCCGCTGCATCACCATTACGAACAAAAGGGGTGGAAGGAATCGACGGTCGTCATCCGGTTCTGGATCATTTCCGTCATTCTTGCGCTTGTCGGTCTTTCGACGCTGAAGCTGCGCTAG
- the murD gene encoding UDP-N-acetylmuramoyl-L-alanine--D-glutamate ligase, which produces MIRATSFKGKSVAVFGLGASGLAAAEALRDGGAIVAAWDDGVAAREAAIARDIPLTDLSVADWAGYAALVLAPGVPLTHPLPHWTVKRARENAVEIIGDIEIFARERALHAPGAPFIAITGTNGKSTTTALITHILRHAGLDAQMGGNIGRPILTLDAPEPRRFHVIEMSSFQIDLTPTLAPTIGVMLNVTADHLDRHGTIDDYAAIKERIVAGADIAAVGIDDDFGLAMLRRRVPAGPAIAFSAEKSLAPGYSLLDNTIVCANREGLAVKLGSLDGIPTLRGRHNGQNALAAVAAVRECLNALGHSTDLDWQGALSSFPGLSHRMEEIGRIGKVLFVNDSKATNADSTEKALLSFPRDVYWILGGKPKAGGIESLVPYLERITKAYLIGEAADEFAATLQGKVPFVRSGTLDEAVWAASHEAQLSDGAEPVVLLSPACASYDQFRNFEVRGESFRGLVASLPGIVMRAAP; this is translated from the coding sequence ATGATTCGCGCGACGTCTTTCAAAGGTAAATCGGTTGCCGTTTTCGGCCTCGGCGCTTCCGGCTTGGCTGCCGCCGAAGCGCTGCGCGACGGCGGCGCGATTGTTGCCGCCTGGGACGACGGCGTGGCTGCGCGCGAGGCCGCGATTGCCCGCGATATCCCATTGACCGATCTCAGCGTCGCGGACTGGGCGGGCTACGCTGCGCTCGTGCTGGCGCCCGGGGTGCCGCTGACGCATCCGCTGCCGCACTGGACAGTCAAAAGGGCCCGGGAGAACGCCGTCGAGATCATCGGCGATATCGAGATTTTCGCGCGAGAGCGCGCCTTGCACGCGCCGGGTGCGCCCTTCATCGCGATCACAGGAACCAACGGCAAGTCGACGACGACGGCGCTGATCACGCACATCCTTCGGCATGCCGGGCTCGACGCGCAGATGGGCGGCAACATCGGCCGTCCGATCCTCACGCTCGATGCGCCGGAGCCTCGCCGGTTTCACGTCATCGAGATGTCGTCGTTTCAGATCGACCTGACGCCGACGCTCGCGCCGACGATCGGTGTGATGCTGAACGTGACGGCGGATCATCTCGATCGGCATGGGACGATCGACGATTACGCCGCCATCAAAGAACGCATCGTTGCCGGGGCCGATATCGCGGCCGTCGGCATCGACGACGACTTTGGACTGGCGATGCTGCGACGGCGGGTGCCTGCGGGACCGGCTATCGCCTTCAGTGCCGAGAAATCGCTCGCGCCCGGATACAGCCTGCTCGACAATACGATCGTGTGTGCCAACCGCGAAGGCTTGGCCGTCAAACTCGGTTCGCTCGACGGGATTCCGACGCTGCGCGGACGGCACAATGGACAGAACGCTCTCGCGGCTGTTGCCGCCGTGCGTGAGTGCCTGAATGCGCTCGGCCATTCGACGGACCTCGATTGGCAGGGTGCGCTGTCGTCGTTTCCCGGGCTGTCGCACCGCATGGAAGAAATCGGCCGCATCGGCAAGGTTCTCTTCGTCAACGACAGCAAGGCGACGAACGCGGATTCGACCGAGAAAGCGCTGCTTTCATTTCCGCGCGATGTCTATTGGATACTCGGCGGCAAGCCGAAGGCCGGCGGGATCGAAAGTCTCGTTCCCTACCTCGAGCGAATTACGAAGGCTTATCTGATTGGCGAGGCGGCGGATGAATTCGCTGCGACGCTGCAAGGCAAGGTTCCTTTCGTGCGGAGCGGCACGCTCGACGAAGCCGTGTGGGCGGCTTCGCACGAGGCTCAGTTGAGCGACGGCGCCGAACCGGTCGTACTGCTGTCGCCCGCGTGCGCAAGCTACGATCAGTTTCGAAACTTCGAAGTGCGCGGCGAAAGTTTTCGGGGACTTGTCGCGTCGCTTCCCGGGATTGTGATGCGGGCGGCCCCATGA
- a CDS encoding FtsW/RodA/SpoVE family cell cycle protein codes for MKLSRADRSLLAEWSFTIDRSLLIALVSLVVIGVVLSAAASPAVAVKKGLPAYYFVERHLFFAALGTVLMIVISFFSPAGVRRLAAGLFLAAVAGMIAVRFSGAEINGAQRWLNFGSYSLQPSEFAKPAFIVIIAWLFGEASSRSDMPALPFGLALWAFFAGLLVAQPDVGQTVLISSTAGLLYLLAGLPAVGAGILVLVGSGGMWLAYEYFPHVQSRFLKYFGSAPLESSQAGRAIQSFAEGGLFGRGPGEGTIKSILPDAHTDYIFAVIGEEYGAIACVALLGVFAFITIRAMRRAAGEPNAADRLAIQGLALVFALQSLINMGVNIGLLPPKGMTLPFISAGGSSMLALSITAGMLLALSRRRPDPQRLKKPRWIPAIDEVQIAGQTPKS; via the coding sequence ATGAAGCTCTCGCGTGCAGACCGCAGTTTGCTCGCCGAATGGTCGTTCACGATCGATCGAAGTCTGCTGATCGCGCTCGTCTCTCTCGTCGTCATCGGGGTCGTGTTGTCGGCGGCAGCGTCGCCCGCGGTGGCGGTGAAGAAGGGCTTGCCGGCGTATTACTTCGTTGAGCGCCATTTATTCTTTGCGGCGCTCGGCACGGTTCTGATGATCGTTATTTCGTTTTTTTCGCCGGCCGGCGTGAGACGTCTCGCAGCGGGACTGTTTCTCGCCGCTGTTGCGGGCATGATCGCGGTGCGTTTTTCCGGCGCTGAAATCAATGGCGCGCAGCGGTGGCTGAACTTCGGCAGCTATTCGCTGCAGCCGTCCGAATTCGCGAAGCCGGCTTTCATCGTCATCATCGCGTGGCTATTCGGTGAGGCGTCGTCTCGCAGCGATATGCCGGCATTGCCGTTCGGGCTGGCATTGTGGGCTTTTTTCGCGGGCCTTCTCGTTGCCCAGCCTGATGTCGGACAGACGGTTTTGATCAGCTCGACGGCCGGACTTCTTTATCTGCTGGCTGGGTTGCCCGCGGTAGGGGCCGGGATTCTCGTTCTCGTGGGAAGCGGCGGCATGTGGCTCGCCTACGAATATTTTCCGCATGTGCAATCGCGGTTCCTGAAATATTTCGGCTCAGCGCCGCTCGAGAGTTCGCAAGCGGGGCGCGCGATACAGTCTTTCGCCGAGGGCGGGCTGTTTGGCCGTGGGCCGGGGGAAGGCACGATCAAGTCCATCCTCCCGGATGCCCACACCGATTACATCTTCGCGGTGATCGGCGAAGAGTACGGGGCCATCGCCTGCGTCGCGCTGCTTGGTGTCTTCGCGTTCATAACCATCAGGGCCATGCGACGCGCGGCGGGAGAGCCGAACGCGGCCGACCGGCTGGCCATTCAGGGCTTAGCGCTTGTCTTCGCGCTGCAGTCGCTGATCAATATGGGTGTGAATATCGGCCTTTTGCCACCGAAAGGCATGACGCTGCCATTCATCTCGGCGGGCGGATCGTCCATGCTGGCGCTTTCGATAACGGCTGGGATGCTGCTGGCGCTGTCGCGCCGCCGACCCGATCCGCAGCGCCTCAAAAAGCCGCGATGGATTCCGGCCATCGACGAAGTACAAATCGCGGGACAAACACCGAAATCATGA